The following coding sequences lie in one Microtus ochrogaster isolate Prairie Vole_2 chromosome 6, MicOch1.0, whole genome shotgun sequence genomic window:
- the Gnl3 gene encoding guanine nucleotide-binding protein-like 3, producing MKRPKLKKASKRMTCHKRYKIQKKVREHHRKLRKEAKKRGHKKPRKDPGVPNSAPFKEAVLREAELRKQQLEELKQQQKLDRQQERKRKLEVNPGDEQSNVEPQQECEEPKTKKAKSGKQNPKKLHCLELKKVIEASDVLLEVLDARDPLGCRCPQVEEAVVKSGHKKLILVLNKSDLVPKENLESWLNYLNKELPTVVFKASTNMKYREKILKVKKKAVPFQSKTCCGKDALCKLLEGFRQSCGKDIQVGVIGFPNVGKSSIINSLKQEWICNVGVPMGLTRSMQVVPLDKQITVIDSPCFIISPSNSPTALALRSPTSIEVLRPLEAASAILSQADSQQVVLKYTVPEFKDSLDFFTKLAQRRGLHQKGGGPSVESAAKLLWSEWTGASLGYYCHPPTSWTHSPHFSESITAYMKKGFNVEELEMNNAHSIQVLKGLHLTNRILFRSSGLTNGIIEETDIPEELSRHKENRRGGEDDRNGDGENNAETSDVPPVEDTTEMLPVESTASKPSFAVDKMHEEDADVYDFRTDYV from the exons ATGAAGCGGCCAA aGTTAAAGAAAGCGAGCAAACGCATGACCTGCCATAAGCGGTATAAAATCCAGAAAAAG GTCCGAGAACATCACCGAAAATTAAGGAAGGAAGCTAAAAAACGGGGTCACAAGAAGCCTAGGAAGGACCCTGGAGTTCCAAATAGTGCTCCCTTTAAAGAGGCTGTTCTTCGTGAAGCTGAGCTAAGGAAACAGCAG CTCGAAGAACtaaagcagcagcagaaacttGATAggcaacaagaaaggaaaagaaagcttgAAGTTAACCCTGGTGATGAGCAGTCCAATGTGGAACCTCAGCAG gAATGTGAAGAACCCAAAACCAAGAAAGCTAAATCAGGAAAACAGAATCCAAAGAAGTTGCATTGTCTGGAACTTAAAAAG GTGATTGAGGCCTCAGATGTCCTGTTAGAGGTTTTGGATGCCAGAGATCCTCTTGGCTGTAGGTGTCCTCAGGTCGAAGAAGCTGTTGTCAAAAGTGGACATAAGAAGCTGATACTTGTATTGAATAAATCAG ATCTAGTGCCAAAGGAGAATTTGGAGAGCTGGCTAAATTACTTGAATAAAGAATTGCCAACAGTGGTGTTCAAAGCCTCAACAAACATGAAGTACAGAGAGAAGATACTCAAG GTAAAGAAGAAAGCTGTTCCATTCCAAAGTAAAACCTGCTGTGGCAAGGATGCACTCTGTAAGCTTCTTGAAGGTTTTCGGCAGTCATGTGGGAAAGATATTCAGGTTGGAGTAATTG GTTTCCCAAATGTGGGGAAAAGCAGCATCATTAATAGTTTAAAACAAGAATGGATATGTAATGTTGGAGTTCCCATGGGACTTACAAG GAGCATGCAGGTTGTCCCTTTGGACAAGCAGATCACAGTCATAGATAGTCCATGCTTCATTATTTCACCCAGTAACTCCCCTACTGCACTTGCTCTAAGGAGTCCAACAAGCATTGAAGTACTAAGACCACTAGAGGCTGCCAGCGCCATTCTATCCCAGGCTGATAGCCAACAG gtggtTTTAAAATACACTGTCCCGGAATTTAaggattctttggatttttttactAAACTTGCTCAGAGAAGAGGTCTGCACCAAAAGGGTGGAGGGCCAAGTGTGGAAAGTGCTGCTAAGCTGCTGTGGTCTGAGTGGACAGG TGCCTCATTAGGTTACTACTGTCATCCTCCTACTTCCTGGACTCATTCTCCACATTTCAGTGAGAGTATTACAGCATACATGAAGAAGGGCTTTAATGTGGAAGAACTAGAAATGAATAATGCACACAGCATACAAG TCCTCAAGGGCCTTCATTTAACTAACAGAATCCTTTTCCGGTCTTCGGGCCTGACAAATGGAATAATAGAAGAAACAGACATACCTGAAGAATTgtcaagacacaaagaaaacagacgGGGTGGTGAAGATGACAGAAATGGTGATGGTGAAAATAAT gcagagaccTCAGATGTACCCCCTGTAGAAGATACCACAGAGATGTTACCTGTGGAATCAACAGCAA GTAAACCATCATTTGCTGTGGATAAAATGCATGAAGAGGATGCTGATGTCTATGACTTTAGAACAGATTATGTATAA